Proteins encoded by one window of Perca fluviatilis chromosome 13, GENO_Pfluv_1.0, whole genome shotgun sequence:
- the abrab gene encoding actin binding Rho activating protein b yields MSDIQANQRKPSTNKNIRKLRTISKVCSLTGSWQQWVTENERKQASEPSGWAPSSLGGPVGEPKNTWEPKKHPPIQIQPTDASQNHIIRSGEAQKTVAPHKETKDATKTEEVKTPAEPPSRVKVKQGVKPVTGGVQEKSAGIGLVTERIKKKSLPSDEEIDRLLKKKSSPTRRRKCSNMVSSLTKSWKQVDKEQKLEKEAGGQGEGRTCGCEEDDSGRHEAEKERLDIEDAETHRTSFLKESEQNDSEGESESALRIKRPPVPTYKKEASDANKINALSKKYSTVGNLKSRWQNWASEHNVNQKLNPFSEYFDYDYSMSLRLQKGEEGYGRPKEGTKTAERAKRAEQHIHREIADMCYVIRTMADPDPDGEIRVTFGQLFDRYVRISDKVVGILMRARKHGKVAFEGEMLWQGQDDEVIITLLV; encoded by the exons ATGTCTGACATACAGGCCAACCAAAGGAAACCATCCACCAACAAGAACATCAGGAAGCTGCGCACTATTAGCAAGGTGTGCAGCCTGACGGGCAGCTGGCAGCAGTGGGTGACTGAGAACGAGAGGAAGCAGGCCAGTGAACCCAGCGGCTGGGCTCCATCTTCGCTGGGAGGACCAGTGGGAGAACCCAAAAACACATGGGAACCTAAGAAGCATCCTCCCATTCAGATCCAACCAACAGACGCTTCTCAAAATCACATAATCAGATCTGGAGAGGCTCAAAAGACAGTAGCGCCTCACAAGGAGACCAAAGATGCCACCAAGACTGAGGAGGTCAAGACCCCAGCTGAGCCACCATCTCGCGTCAAGGTAAAGCAAGGGGTAAAGCCGGTGACCGGCGGGGTTCAGGAGAAAAGTGCTGGCATCGGCCTTGTGACTGAGAGGATCAAGAAGAAGTCTCTGCCATCGGATGAGGAGATTGACCGGCTTCTGAAAAAGAAAAGCTCGCCTACACGCCGCAGAAAATGCTCCAACATGGTATCATCTCTGACCAAAAGCTGGAAGCAGGTGGACAAAGAACAGAAGCTTGAAAAAGAGGCAGGAGGACAAGGAGAGGGACGCACCTGTGGTTGTGAGGAAGACGACAGTGGACGCCATGAGGCAGAGAAGGAGAGGCTGGACATAGAGGATGCTGAAACACACAGGACAAGCTTTTTGAAAGAATCCGAGCAAAACGACTCTGAAGGAGAGTCTGAGTCAGCATTGAGGATTAAAAGACCCCCGGTCCCAAC GTACAAAAAGGAAGCTTCAGATGCCAACAAGATCAACGCCCTCTCCAAGAAATACAGCACTGTGGGAAACCTCAAGAGCCGCTGGCAGAACTGGGCCTCAGAGCACAACGTTAACCAGAAACTGAACCCCTTCAGTGAATATTTTGACTATGATTACTCCATGTCCCTACGCCTCCAAAAGGGCGAAGAGGGTTACGGTCGCCCCAAGGAGGGAACCAAAACAGCAGAGAGAGCCAAACGTGCCGAGCAACACATCCACCGTGAGATAGCCGACATGTGTTACGTGATCAGGACTATGGCTGATCCGGATCCAGACGGAGAGATCCGCGTCACGTTTGGACAGCTGTTTGACAGATATGTTCGGATCTCTGATAAGGTGGTGGGCATTCTGATGAGAGCCAGGAAACACGGGAAGGTGGCGTTTGAAGGGGAGATGCTGTGGCAAGGCCAGGATGATGAAGTGATCATTACTCTGCTGGTGTGA